The genomic DNA gatattctctactCTGATTCTGCTagtctagatgcatgggcatttatctgtttttgcatattagctaatgatgtttgtatggctgcctcaatagccactttaatctcttttgacaagtgtgatgccacttcttcagccagttttttttatagtccacattaggcTGTTGTgtatacttgtcttggcctgcaggtggtgctgttttcttagctctctttgtctggactgggccactgcctccctcccccaataacttgcaggcttgtgatgttggtgtagcaaGCTGTTTTCTGTTTCCTTTGTAAGGGGTACtgttaattcttgcatttgacttcctgtgtgtctgagtgggattaatctccctgtactgtttgtctgtttcatcctccaacactgctgtgtctctgagctcccCTGCTTTGCCAGCATCTTCTTCTCTCccttctgcctccatatctccctcATCCTCCCATTGTGATCCACCCTCATCAGTCCCCTacgtccacctctctcctgctctgtcctcctgtgactcctcgctcatatctcccttatctccttTCTGCTCGCTCATATGTCCCTTATCTCTCCCCCTCTGGCTCTGTGTTTGTTTTTCTATGTCTCGCACCATgcgctcaggctcctcccccatcaggctcgttgGCGCCATGCTGTTATCTTTTTCTCTGCACTGCCTGTCCATGTCACTACTTCTCCAGGCTACCTCACCGCTGCCagcgcttctcaggaggtaccgttccatagctggctgctttagataacctcctgtgctgctctctgctcgGTGGCTTGTCCGGGGGGGGctttttttagtcggtttctgtgaggggtggcaggagcttctcctctaggcttccacctcagccaggaccggatccggaagtccaAAGTCTGttattttaattatactattttgtcTGAGTCACGATCCCCTTTATGGTTGTTTACTGGTTACACTTtaatgggttttttttaatttatttagttcACTGTAGTTAGAGTTTTTGATTACTGATATTAATGtctatgtaaaaaaaaagaaagaaaagttaTGGTGTTTAAACATTCTGGTTATGAAGCAACTTTTAATCGCTAAATTTTTGAAGACTCGTAAATTCATACAGCTGACTATGACTATTTTCCATTTTATCACACTTAAGGCATTAAAATTGTCCTACTTCTAATCACAAAGAGCATAACATAAAGCATTTTGTTTTGCTTTAATTTTTTGATCTTTacctttattttttcattttatttttccatAGTTGTCCAGGAGAATCATAAAACAAATTTACATAAGAAAACTGAGAAACTTCAAGACCACAAACCTCCTGGATGTAACCAGAGGGAGGAAAGTTTTCCATTCTCTACACATTATGTGAACCTCATCATTGTCTCTACTCATTACTTCAGGGAACGGTCTGAGAATGAGCTCATACAGACTGGGGTAAAACATgagaaatgttttaaaaaaattcgAAAAAAATTACAATGCATTCTCCCCAACAAGATGTTCCGCTGGTGCCACAAATCCAGACTGGTACCAAGTATGGTAATGGTCAGCGGAGTGCCCGGTGTGGGGAAGACCACCCTGATGCAGAAGTTTGTCTATGACTGGACGAGGGGCGATCTCTATCAAAGATTTTCCTTTGTCTTTTTCTTTAAATTCCGGGAAATAAACAGACTGGATAATGTTAGTCTGGAGACCCTCATCCTTCATCAGTACCCATATCTGGAAGAGCATCTTGAAGACCTCTTCAAAGGTCCAGAAAAACTTCTCTTTATATTTGATGGCTTAGATGAAAGTCTTCATACAATGGATTTCACATCCCGTCACTTGTGCTCTAATCCTAAACAGCCCGAACCTTGTGGTCAGATTGTGGTCAGTTTGGTGAGAAAGTCTCTTCTCAATGGTTGTTCTGTTCTGATGACCAGTCGTCCAACCAGACTGGCATCTATAGATTGTAGTGTTTTCCAGCGAGTAGTAGAAATCATTGGATTTTTTCCAGAAGAACGACAAATTTACTTTGAAAATTTCTTCTCTAACCCTGAACTGGCAGAAAAGGCTTTTACGTACGTGAAGCAAAATGAGACGTTGTACACGTTCTGTTACCTCCCGTCCTACTGCTGGATCATCTGCACTGTGTTATCCAGGAGCTTCCAGACCACAAGTAGTGATCAGCCGGTCTCATTACTACCCAAAACTGTGACACAGCTCTTTGCGATATTTATCGCCAACATCCTGTCCAATCACAGCCTGCACAAAAGTGGCGCTCAGCAGCTCCTGCGCTCTATCGGGTGGATGGCAGAACATGGAGTAATGAATCACAGGGTTATTTTTGATGACCGAGATCTGGATTCTTTTCAGGTGGACAAGAAGTCAAAGCTTTTATCAAGTTTTGTGATGGAATCGGAGGAACCTGTGACTTATTCCTTCTTACATCTCACTGTACAGGAATTCTTCTCTGCCTTGGTGCATTATCTGGATTATTCTTCTGAGAAGTTACATGACTCACTACTTGAAGCCAAATCCTTTGCTGATGACCGTGGTGAAATATTCCTTCGGTTTCTGTGTGGTCTATCAGATAATTCCACCAGGTCCATACTAGCTGAATATCTGGACACACAAGCAGTTGAGGCCTCCAGAGATGTCATTAGTTGGGCGAGAGACTTCATTTCAGAAGAACAGAGACTGAGAAAAATTGAGGAAAAGCATTGTCTTAGCACATTGTTTTATCTGTTTGAAACCCGAAATAAGGCTCTAGTGCGTGAATTATTACAATCACGTAGAAGTCTTGACTTTTCTGATATTCACATATCAGCTCTAGACTGCACGGTGTTAGCATTTATCCTGGAAATCTGTAAAAACATAGAAAAACTTAATCTTTTTGCATGTTCTATAGACACTGAAGGTTTAGAAATCCTTGCACCATCGTTACATCATCTCCAGGACTTGAGGTAAATAGCCAAATATTTTATCTTTCTGTGGTATTAAAGTCCACAGGAAAATAACTATTGCATGTTGTCACCATCATATCGAGCATAGGAGCACAGCTTCACTATGACATGAATCAGGGCCACGGGAAAAACAGCTGATAATATTTTCCTCCCATTTGCTCAATGACCCCACGCTGAGCAGAGGGTCCATGATGCAGCCATATGCTTTCAAGTGATCAATACAAATATAAAACTACAGGCTGATGGGGTAATACTTTATATACACATCATATAGCTGCCGGCAATCCTGACTTCCACCGCAATCAAGGGGTGGCTTCTGGTGGTGACATTTCTCGATTCTACTAACACTTGCGAACAATATCTCTCCATATTCATAATCTACAGATCATATACAAACAAAATTAGGTATACCGATGTAACCTTGATGCATACTGTATGTAGACCTGTGGGTGACCCCTATTGGTGTCCCGACGGTTATGCAAAAAACTCCAGATTACATATGTAAACAAAAAGAGAGGACAAGGAGTTTGATTTCGGCAAAAGAATACAATAGTTTTATTAGTAGAAAAAAACACATGCATGTGAAAAAAAGTAGAGAGAGTGGGCAGTATTCCAACAAGTTACTTGAAATTAATACCAAAAGACCCTGCTGCTGGTTAAATAAAGGTTATGCTGTATCTGATGGTAGGATACTGAAGTACAGGATATAAAAACGTTAAAGAGTCAAGATCCCATCTATCACAGACCCTAACTTCTAAAGTGCAATGTGCAAACTATAAAGAGGAAACTGGAAGATGGCTCGGACTCATGTACATAAGCTTCTATTGCTGCAAAGCTACCATTTACAAATGGAAACCGTGTCCGTGGTTAGATGCAATGCAATAGCAGTATAAAATACAAAGTGGACATACCCATAGAGAGTAGCAGGAGCTCACAGAAGCATGGGGTCCCAGAGAATGAGAAGATACCCAACGTACATTTCGCGTGAGCATTTGTTTAGGGTGCAGTTTGCTTCATCAGTACTTTTTTTACATCTTTTTTAACTTACACGtagtttttgcactaataaaattaTTGTATTCTTTGGCAAAAATCAAATTCCTTGCCCTCCTTTTCTTACAGATTATATTAAAATGCTCTACTTTTTTATCTTCCTGTTCTTACAGTTTGGCATGGAATGATCTACCACACACTGCCTGTATCCACTTGGCATCTGTCATAATGAATAACTGGTCCCTGAAGATACTTGACCTGTCTCATAACCAACTGTCTGGTCCTCATTTCAGAGACTTGATGGAGGCTCTGTCAAGTCCGTCCTGCAGATTAAAGGAATTACAGTGAGTATAAAAGTTGTAGACTGGGCTGAGACATGGGGAAACAAGTACAGAAGACTGGATTTTTGTCATGAGTGTGTTGCATCTGTACGTTACATCtttattggagtggatttactttcatttgatgctgaagaGGATAAGGACACTTTcccttctgctatatttacccactcctggcttcactccatgtcgGTTATAGATCTTTTATATTGACCACTTTGAGGGAGccggtctctggagaagctgaggtgttcatttcagttgcagctgtgaagtttcctgctgagGAGTGCTATTTGCTGTGTCCTTCCCTATCCGTTTGTATTACCTTtcttgtgttgttttagtgcagtagtgagactagtgtTTCACTGGCCTACACAGTAGTCAGGATGagttcagggtcagcaagggcctaggcacttgACTGTGCACAGGGTGAAGGGCCCATATAGGGAAATTAGGGAGTGTAGGGATCAGACtccggtgagtgttaggaggtgactctTCCCTCTTATTATCGCCAGGACCTTTATTTACATCTTCCCTGATTTTTCCTTTGTGTTGTGTCACATTCCAAGCGTTCCCTTGCCCTGGCATGACAATTTTATCATATGTTTGATTCACACCGTTATTCTGTCCAGGATTATCTCTAGCATCAAACATCATGGGACACATGTCCTAGCATTTTAGCCTAGTGCTCCAAATCCCATAAAAGGCACATTCCACAGAACACTAATAGAATTTAAATCACTGGTAGTAGATGAAGATATAGTCTCCATGACCTACCACTCTTTCTTGTAGGCCAAGGGCTACTTTAGTCCTACGGCGTTCAGGACACTGGATCAATGGACAGGCTGTCAAGCGGATCAATGACATTAATACATCATTCAGCCTGCACAAGGCCAGTAGAGGTCAAAAGAGGATTTGTTAGCTGGTATAGGTGGGAAGAGACTATGCCTGTAGTTGGAGGGGGCTCAAATGAGCATTTTTTTTTCTCTGGGGCATAAAATTGACAATTTTATTGTGTGTTCAGTATTAATTATTTTTAATGAGTCACTCAGGCGCCATATATTTTTTAAGCTAGAAGGAAACTAGAAGACAAGGGAACACAAATAGGGTCATATCCGGAAGGTTATATAGAGGTAAAAGCACTGTAAGAGGCTCACCTTGAATGGTTGTAAGAATCACAACTACTGTATTCACATAAGAATTATTTATCTgtgggagagaaaagcgcacatagggtcttacctggtatggGTTGTTAGGAAATAAATTGCCAAAGGCACACTCATCTAttgaagttgtgtcaggcacaacttCTTTGATGCACAAATATTTAAATGGTggttcagcagcagccccgaaaggCAATGAAACCATATGAGTAAAAAGaatacgggttaaatgctgcgctaaaaacctcaAGAATCCAGGGGTGTATGATGAATTCCTTTTCCTTTATTtttgcaggtcaacgcgtttcaaagacatcccccgtcttcatcagg from Anomaloglossus baeobatrachus isolate aAnoBae1 chromosome 12, aAnoBae1.hap1, whole genome shotgun sequence includes the following:
- the LOC142257920 gene encoding NACHT, LRR and PYD domains-containing protein 12-like gives rise to the protein MGITLPTDDNETKTFYQQLCQYEHSALRMINNYFWDDLLHIVENLNANDLLVELNLRKITNVEKYLFLENDKKTLARTLLQDICLIGREAVIGLWVTLYALKRNHGFPSLDAVLEEFYHRGDTLVDEMLHDELGHQLSPDLSVVQENHKTNLHKKTEKLQDHKPPGCNQREESFPFSTHYVNLIIVSTHYFRERSENELIQTGVKHEKCFKKIRKKLQCILPNKMFRWCHKSRLVPSMVMVSGVPGVGKTTLMQKFVYDWTRGDLYQRFSFVFFFKFREINRLDNVSLETLILHQYPYLEEHLEDLFKGPEKLLFIFDGLDESLHTMDFTSRHLCSNPKQPEPCGQIVVSLVRKSLLNGCSVLMTSRPTRLASIDCSVFQRVVEIIGFFPEERQIYFENFFSNPELAEKAFTYVKQNETLYTFCYLPSYCWIICTVLSRSFQTTSSDQPVSLLPKTVTQLFAIFIANILSNHSLHKSGAQQLLRSIGWMAEHGVMNHRVIFDDRDLDSFQVDKKSKLLSSFVMESEEPVTYSFLHLTVQEFFSALVHYLDYSSEKLHDSLLEAKSFADDRGEIFLRFLCGLSDNSTRSILAEYLDTQAVEASRDVISWARDFISEEQRLRKIEEKHCLSTLFYLFETRNKALVRELLQSRRSLDFSDIHISALDCTVLAFILEICKNIEKLNLFACSIDTEGLEILAPSLHHLQDLSLAWNDLPHTACIHLASVIMNNWSLKILDLSHNQLSGPHFRDLMEALSSPSCRLKELHLDGNDLSQTACTQLASGIRNNEFLKILVLSNNHLSSPQFSDLMEALSSPDCRIVELRLALNDLPDTSCIQLASVIKNNRSLKILDLSSNRLSGPHFSYLVEALCSPDCGIEELLIMENGLSEEQKEEIVVKTQNQKTKLNIKL